The sequence TTAAAGCTTCTTTTATGCTGTTCTCTTCTTGTCCTCCATCAATATTCTCTAAGAGTAGAGATATAGGATATTGCCTATCCTCCTCCTCAAACTCTGACATAATAAAGTTAATTGCATCAGTAATCTTTTGATTGTCTGCTGGGCTTAATTTTATTTGATTTCCAATCATTATTTTAATAAGCATTTCAAGTTTTCTTACATTTCTTTTTGAGTATTCACACATAAAAGGATTAAATCCTGTCTCTTCACCATTTTTCAAGATGATATACTCACCACCAGCGGCTAAGATATTTGCCATTGCTCCATATTTCACATCAAGATAAATACCAAAAAAGCTTTTATGCTTATCAAGCATTTTGGTAGGAAAAGTATCTTTTTGATTATATTTCATCATCATATTTAGTAAAAAGTTAAGAAATGCCGTTTTACCACTTCCTGACTGACCGATAACCAAAGAGTTACCTAGTGTAAACTTGTTAAAATCGTTTGCCTTATCTACTTGGTGTATATTGAGATAATACGGCTGATTAGAGGGTGTATTTAATATAGATATTGCTTGACCCCAATTATTATTGTCTCTTCGCCCTAGTGGGTAAGAATGAAATGATATAAAATCTGCAAAATTTCGTGAACTAATCAAAGAAACATTAGGTCTAAATTGTGTATTTGATGGGAATTGTGCAAAGTATGTAGCTGGAAAAGCAATATCTGAATGTGTCATAATATGCCCCATTTCCTCAATCTTATTAGATACATATTCTGTATCTTCTTTTACTTTTTCAACACTATCTGCATAGATAAATATACTAAAGTGGTACTCGCCAAATGAAATCTCATCACTCGTTAAACGGTCTAGTGCAAGTGTCAAATCTTCAATTTGACTTACTCCATCATCATGTGACCCTGCTAATCGTCCTCTTTGTGCCTTAAGTGACTTTTTAGCCTCACGCTTAATCATTGGTACAAAACTTTGAGTAATTACATAGGTGATTTGACTCTTTAGAAGATCATTTAAAATCCCTATGTATGTTTCACTACAAAATTCTTTTATTTCCAGTGCTTGAACATATCGGCTTGAATGATTGCTATATTCAATTTTTAACAGTCCTTTATTGAATTTTAGATTTTTAGCATTACCTGTAATGTAGCTATCAATCGTTGATTTTAATACTCTTACTTTAGAAAATTTACCACCTACTAAGAAGTTAAAAAACTCTAATAATGTGCTGTACTTAATATTATCTTCATGGTATATACCTAATCTAGTAGCTCCATACTTATTAAGCCCTGCTGTCATTTTTTTAGATATTTCTTCCATCTGAAAAATAAACTTTTTAACGGCTTTTTCTTTTTTTTCTAAATCTAATCTAATAAAGTTGGATTTTTCAACTCTGTTTTTAAGTGGTGTGTAAACAAGCGTAATATATCTAAGTGTAATGTGTAAATTTGATTTTTCAATATTATCATAGTAAGCATCTGCAAAATCCTTAAGATATGGATTGTCATATTCATAGTCAAGCTTATCACTATAAGGAAGCATTGCAGAATGAATATAGATAGATATATTTTCATTAGATAAAGAGCGTATTAATGTATTAAGTGACTCTTTCTCGTTAGACAGATATTCTGCATCAACCATATCAAAATGAACGCCATCTACTACCCATGTAGAAATATATTCATGTTCTTTTGTTACTACAATATCTTTAGTGATATGTGTACTGTAAGGGAGGTACTTTTGTAAATTGGGGTGTTTATCTAGTGGATAAATATTTAATTTAGTTCTATGTTCATCCAATTTTCTATATTTTGAATGAGTGGAATATGTTTTCACTTTATGGTATTTTTTATTTGTTCCGAGAGTATGTGTCTTTATAGCATTTGCATAAACTGAAAATATATTTTCATTATATTTTGTTAATGAATAAAGAGCAGCATAAAAAGGTATTAACAATAACCAAAATGCCAAGTTGAACCATAGTCCAAGAAGCAATATAGCCATACCTCCAACGATTAATGGAATATACGGCACACCTAAAAACAAGGCACTTCTTGTCATTCCTTTAAATACTATATCATTATTCATTATTGTATTCACCTGTTATTTTATGGAATAAGTAAAGTAGCTAAGGCACTTGCACCAGCTATCAACATTGCACCGACAAAGATACGTGCTACATCATTCCAATCTGCACCTCTAAATATCATCATAAACCCAACATATATAAAGGCAAGTGTTACTACGATAACTGCAATAGCAAGCAAATCCCCTTTAAGAGTTGTCAATGGTGTTTCAATATCTGCCAATCCGCCAGCAGCAGACGCTAAAGTTCCGATAGCCATCATAAGTAATAGCATTTGTAAAATTGTTTTAACTGCATTTTTTGTCATTTCATTTCCTTTTGTATTTATTTAAGTATCAAGTTTGAGCCAAGTGTATATTTACTGTATCCAATATCCTCCTTTAAATATTTTTTAACAATAGTGGTCTATATTTAGTATCACTCTTGTTATTGTAATTTTTATAGATAAGTTTTCTAACAATTTTTTGGGTTTCACAGCTACCAAAGCGTTTACCTATAAAAAACTCATCTACATATTTTTTAGTGATTTTCTCTCTCACAACACCATAGGCTTTACCTTTTGCATGAGTAATAAAAGGATAGCCGTCTTTGTCAAAGCCTGTTACAAGTGCTACATGATGAATATCCCCTTTGTTATCTTTAAAATAGACAGCATCACCCACCTGTAAATTAGAAAAAGAAGTAATATTAAAGCATTGCTTCGTTTTAAGAGCTTGATTTTTAGCAGTACGTGGTAAATTAATCCCTGTATGCGTTTTTACTAATATTTTTACAAATGCAGAACAGTCTAGCCCCTTAGTAAGTGAATTACCCCCCCACACATAAGGTACGCCTATATATTTATCTGCACTTTTCGCTAAAGC is a genomic window of Candidatus Desulfofervidus auxilii containing:
- a CDS encoding VirB3 family type IV secretion system protein, which translates into the protein MNNDIVFKGMTRSALFLGVPYIPLIVGGMAILLLGLWFNLAFWLLLIPFYAALYSLTKYNENIFSVYANAIKTHTLGTNKKYHKVKTYSTHSKYRKLDEHRTKLNIYPLDKHPNLQKYLPYSTHITKDIVVTKEHEYISTWVVDGVHFDMVDAEYLSNEKESLNTLIRSLSNENISIYIHSAMLPYSDKLDYEYDNPYLKDFADAYYDNIEKSNLHITLRYITLVYTPLKNRVEKSNFIRLDLEKKEKAVKKFIFQMEEISKKMTAGLNKYGATRLGIYHEDNIKYSTLLEFFNFLVGGKFSKVRVLKSTIDSYITGNAKNLKFNKGLLKIEYSNHSSRYVQALEIKEFCSETYIGILNDLLKSQITYVITQSFVPMIKREAKKSLKAQRGRLAGSHDDGVSQIEDLTLALDRLTSDEISFGEYHFSIFIYADSVEKVKEDTEYVSNKIEEMGHIMTHSDIAFPATYFAQFPSNTQFRPNVSLISSRNFADFISFHSYPLGRRDNNNWGQAISILNTPSNQPYYLNIHQVDKANDFNKFTLGNSLVIGQSGSGKTAFLNFLLNMMMKYNQKDTFPTKMLDKHKSFFGIYLDVKYGAMANILAAGGEYIILKNGEETGFNPFMCEYSKRNVRKLEMLIKIMIGNQIKLSPADNQKITDAINFIMSEFEEEDRQYPISLLLENIDGGQEENSIKEALKLWKKGEKYGWVFDNKADRFLNGSNNLIGIDGTEFLNDDDVKDAMSHYILWRVMDIMDGRRFGLWIDEAWKWIENEHISNEVKEKLKTNRSRNNFIILGVQSVEDFLQNKNARAIIEQSASIFLFANPKAVKDDYVKGLTCSESEYLRVKAFDKTNYNFLIKRDEESIVASLDLSNMDNFFIKALSTDETDVESIQKIFKQEISLEEKIAQLKQYYKEEK
- a CDS encoding TrbC/VirB2 family protein; amino-acid sequence: MTKNAVKTILQMLLLMMAIGTLASAAGGLADIETPLTTLKGDLLAIAVIVVTLAFIYVGFMMIFRGADWNDVARIFVGAMLIAGASALATLLIP
- a CDS encoding NlpC/P60 family protein, with translation MPKRMLFLMVLSTCGTFAIPSIAYIHGTYTNGKALAKSADKYIGVPYVWGGNSLTKGLDCSAFVKILVKTHTGINLPRTAKNQALKTKQCFNITSFSNLQVGDAVYFKDNKGDIHHVALVTGFDKDGYPFITHAKGKAYGVVREKITKKYVDEFFIGKRFGSCETQKIVRKLIYKNYNNKSDTKYRPLLLKNI